From the Candidatus Zixiibacteriota bacterium genome, one window contains:
- the aroF gene encoding 3-deoxy-7-phosphoheptulonate synthase, with protein sequence MMIVVLKKGSSVKDMAGVIKHIEGLGLKPHISEGDEKTIIGAIGDERTIDPEKLLGLEGVEAVIPILKPYKLASKEFKPQSTVINFNGTKIGNGEVVVMAGPCAVESYDQVLETAVRAKQAGAKVLRGGAFKPRTSPYAFQGLGREGLEILARVREQVGLPIVSECLSQDDVALVSEYVDIIQIGARNMQNFSMLEKVGKQSRPVLLKRGMMSTIEELLMSAEYILANGNYNVILCERGIRTFEKLTRNTCDIAAVPLLKSLTHLPVIVDPSHATGDRKLIAPVSLAAVAAGADGLIIEIHPSPETALCDGHQSLYLDQFDALMDQVRTIGRAIGKAV encoded by the coding sequence ATGATGATAGTCGTGCTCAAGAAGGGTTCGTCGGTCAAAGACATGGCCGGCGTGATCAAACATATCGAGGGCCTGGGCCTCAAGCCCCACATCTCCGAGGGCGACGAGAAGACAATTATCGGCGCGATCGGCGACGAGCGCACCATAGACCCGGAGAAGCTGCTCGGGCTGGAGGGAGTAGAGGCGGTCATTCCGATACTCAAACCGTACAAACTCGCCTCCAAGGAGTTTAAGCCGCAGTCGACGGTAATCAATTTCAACGGGACTAAGATCGGCAACGGCGAGGTGGTTGTAATGGCGGGGCCGTGTGCTGTCGAGAGCTATGATCAGGTGCTGGAGACCGCCGTCAGGGCCAAGCAGGCGGGCGCCAAAGTGCTTCGCGGGGGCGCTTTCAAACCGCGCACTTCACCGTACGCCTTTCAGGGCCTTGGGCGGGAGGGGCTGGAGATACTGGCGCGTGTGCGTGAGCAGGTAGGTCTGCCGATTGTGTCAGAGTGCCTGTCACAGGACGACGTGGCGTTGGTGTCCGAATATGTCGATATCATTCAGATCGGCGCCCGGAACATGCAGAATTTCTCCATGCTGGAGAAAGTGGGCAAGCAGTCGCGACCGGTGCTGCTCAAGCGCGGCATGATGTCGACAATCGAGGAGCTGCTTATGTCTGCTGAATATATCCTCGCCAACGGCAACTACAACGTCATCCTCTGCGAGCGCGGTATTCGCACGTTCGAGAAGCTGACCCGCAACACGTGTGACATCGCCGCGGTTCCCCTGCTCAAATCGCTGACCCACCTTCCGGTCATTGTCGACCCGTCGCACGCCACCGGTGACCGCAAGCTGATCGCCCCGGTCTCGCTGGCCGCGGTGGCCGCCGGAGCCGACGGCCTCATTATCGAGATTCATCCAAGCCCGGAAACCGCCCTGTGCGACGGCCACCAGTCGCTGTACCTCGACCAATTCGACGCCTTGATGGATCAGGTGCGGACGATCGGTCGGGCAATCGGCAAGGCGGTGTGA
- the aroH gene encoding chorismate mutase, which translates to MMRGVRGATCARANSREAVFEATRDLLARLIAANRIEAEHIASVFITATPDLNADYPAYVAREMGLSRVPLLCATEIDVPGAMKRVIRILIHCETEMKQDEVRHLYLRETARLRPDLAGGEE; encoded by the coding sequence ATGATGCGAGGTGTACGCGGGGCAACCTGCGCCAGGGCCAATTCGCGCGAAGCGGTCTTCGAGGCAACCAGAGATCTTTTGGCCCGCCTGATTGCGGCCAACAGGATCGAAGCAGAACACATTGCATCGGTCTTCATAACGGCGACTCCCGACCTGAATGCCGATTACCCCGCCTATGTCGCGCGCGAAATGGGTCTCTCCCGCGTGCCTTTATTGTGCGCTACTGAAATTGACGTCCCCGGCGCAATGAAGCGGGTTATCCGCATCCTGATACACTGTGAAACTGAGATGAAACAAGACGAGGTCCGCCATCTCTACCTGCGTGAGACCGCTCGGCTCAGGCCTGACCTGGCTGGAGGAGAAGAATGA
- the trpA gene encoding tryptophan synthase subunit alpha, which yields MNGRLDDTFARLRQQRRKALIPFLTAEYPDPERFKPAVDATCSSGADILEIGFPHSDPLADGPVIQRSSHRAIVNGFTVSRGFAAIRSIAAAHSLPIVVMCYSNLIFRAGLSRFLGECRDSGVSGLIVPDMILEESDKLRSTCARRDVAYIGLVTPTTPKDRAASIAEFGSGFLYLVSVTGTTGTRTRLDPKLRQSATRIKKQTALPVCIGFGISTPDMAAEAARYADGVIIGSKIIELIDSDNGDGHFRNLRGFMAEVAGRLGGNP from the coding sequence ATGAACGGCAGACTCGATGACACCTTCGCGCGCCTTCGGCAGCAAAGGCGCAAGGCCCTGATTCCGTTTCTTACTGCGGAGTACCCGGACCCCGAGCGCTTCAAGCCTGCCGTGGATGCGACCTGCAGTTCCGGCGCCGACATCCTCGAAATCGGTTTTCCCCATTCTGATCCGCTGGCCGATGGCCCGGTGATACAGAGGTCATCTCACCGAGCGATAGTCAACGGCTTTACGGTGTCACGCGGTTTTGCCGCTATAAGATCGATAGCTGCAGCCCATTCTCTACCTATTGTAGTCATGTGCTACAGCAATCTGATATTCAGGGCCGGGCTATCGCGGTTTCTTGGCGAGTGCCGTGATTCCGGGGTGAGCGGGCTGATCGTGCCGGATATGATACTGGAGGAGAGCGATAAGCTGCGCTCAACCTGCGCTCGCCGCGATGTGGCGTACATCGGTTTGGTCACACCTACGACTCCCAAAGATCGCGCTGCTTCGATAGCGGAGTTCGGTTCGGGGTTTCTCTACCTCGTAAGTGTCACGGGCACGACCGGCACGCGTACGAGGCTCGACCCAAAGCTAAGACAGAGCGCAACCAGAATAAAGAAACAGACCGCGCTGCCGGTCTGCATAGGGTTCGGCATATCCACACCGGACATGGCCGCCGAGGCGGCACGGTACGCAGACGGCGTCATCATCGGCAGCAAGATCATAGAGCTGATAGATTCGGACAATGGAGACGGTCACTTTCGGAACCTCAGAGGTTTTATGGCGGAAGTGGCCGGGCGATTAGGAGGTAATCCATGA
- the trpB gene encoding tryptophan synthase subunit beta, with protein MPEAKRRGYYGEFGGRFVPETLVAALDELESCFLRVRGDVAFRRELAKLLRDFGGRPTPLYLAENLTRRWKGARIYLKREDLNHTGAHKINNTIGQVLLARRLGKTRIVAETGAGQHGTATAAVCAMMGLRCVVYMGSHDIHRQQPNVLRMRYLGAEVREVNAGLATLKEATSEAIRDWVTNVATTHYIIGSTVGPHPYPAIVREFQSVIGRETRSQIRRVARRLPDYVIACIGGGSNALGIFSSFLGDQTVKLIGVESAGKGLRPGQHAAALAKGTPGILHGTRSYVLQDSDGQISLTTTISAGLDYPGVGPQHAHFKKTGRVAYRTVPDRDAVAAFHELCANEGIIPALESSFALAYARRLARRTKPKQIIVVNLSGRGDKDMQSVLEYERQTR; from the coding sequence ATGCCTGAGGCAAAACGGCGAGGATACTACGGCGAATTCGGAGGCCGCTTTGTACCGGAGACTCTGGTGGCGGCACTCGACGAATTGGAATCGTGTTTCCTGCGGGTGCGCGGTGACGTCGCCTTCCGCCGCGAACTGGCGAAGCTGCTCCGGGATTTTGGCGGGCGACCCACGCCGTTGTATTTGGCCGAGAATCTGACTCGGCGGTGGAAAGGTGCGAGGATCTACCTCAAGCGCGAGGACCTAAACCACACGGGTGCGCACAAGATCAACAACACGATCGGCCAGGTACTTCTGGCCAGGCGTTTGGGCAAGACCCGAATTGTAGCTGAGACCGGGGCAGGCCAGCACGGTACCGCCACCGCTGCGGTGTGTGCAATGATGGGGCTACGCTGCGTCGTTTACATGGGCAGCCACGACATTCACAGACAGCAGCCCAATGTGCTGCGCATGCGGTATCTCGGCGCCGAGGTGCGTGAGGTAAATGCGGGTCTCGCCACTCTCAAAGAGGCCACCTCGGAGGCAATTCGTGACTGGGTAACCAACGTGGCGACCACTCACTACATCATCGGCTCAACTGTTGGCCCGCACCCGTACCCGGCGATCGTGCGTGAGTTTCAATCCGTCATAGGCCGGGAAACGCGGAGCCAAATCCGGCGTGTCGCTCGTCGGCTGCCGGACTACGTGATCGCGTGTATCGGCGGCGGTTCCAACGCGCTGGGAATCTTCTCGTCGTTTCTGGGCGACCAGACTGTCAAGCTGATTGGTGTGGAATCTGCCGGTAAGGGACTCCGCCCCGGACAACACGCCGCCGCGCTTGCCAAAGGCACGCCGGGCATTCTCCACGGGACGCGCAGCTACGTGCTTCAGGACAGTGACGGGCAAATATCTTTGACGACCACTATCAGCGCCGGTCTTGATTATCCCGGAGTGGGGCCTCAGCACGCCCATTTCAAAAAGACGGGCAGAGTCGCTTACCGCACGGTTCCGGACCGCGACGCAGTGGCTGCGTTCCACGAACTGTGTGCGAATGAGGGCATCATCCCGGCGCTCGAATCGAGTTTCGCTTTGGCGTACGCTCGAAGACTGGCGCGAAGAACAAAACCAAAGCAGATCATAGTCGTCAACCTGTCCGGACGGGGCGACAAGGACATGCAGAGCGTGTTGGAATATGAACGGCAGACTCGATGA
- a CDS encoding indole-3-glycerol phosphate synthase TrpC → MLSTIAESVRSQLSLRSYEGWEREIEALLKLRAGGIGFRKALKRGRENFILEIKRTSPSNHGVVHSVDVHATAACFQRCGAAAVSVLTEGQYFGGSLADLATARESVTLPLLRKDFIVDKLQIAEAKAYGADAVLLITAILSDHELRTFIEFAASIQIDALVEVHSEAELARAVDAGAGIIGVNSRDLHTMKVDLSSAAQLLRQVPDHCVRIAESGLKLRSDIVMMRDAGADAFLVGSSVMHADNMTEKIAELMGV, encoded by the coding sequence ATGCTGTCGACTATCGCTGAAAGCGTGAGATCACAACTAAGTCTGAGATCGTACGAAGGGTGGGAGCGAGAAATCGAAGCATTGCTAAAGCTGCGGGCAGGGGGTATCGGCTTTCGCAAGGCGCTCAAGCGCGGCCGGGAGAATTTCATACTGGAGATAAAGAGAACTTCGCCCAGCAACCACGGCGTCGTTCATTCGGTGGACGTACACGCCACGGCCGCGTGTTTCCAACGGTGCGGCGCCGCTGCTGTCAGCGTGCTTACCGAGGGGCAGTATTTCGGCGGTAGTCTCGCCGATCTTGCCACGGCCCGCGAGTCGGTCACGCTGCCGCTGCTGCGCAAGGACTTCATTGTCGACAAGCTGCAGATAGCCGAGGCTAAAGCGTACGGCGCAGATGCCGTTCTCCTCATAACCGCTATTCTGTCGGACCATGAGTTAAGGACTTTCATCGAGTTCGCTGCGTCAATACAAATCGACGCTCTCGTGGAAGTGCATTCGGAGGCGGAGCTGGCCCGCGCAGTCGACGCCGGCGCGGGTATTATCGGCGTAAATAGTCGCGATCTTCATACTATGAAGGTCGACTTATCGTCCGCCGCGCAGCTTTTGCGGCAAGTGCCGGATCACTGCGTGCGAATCGCCGAGAGCGGCCTGAAGTTGCGCTCTGATATCGTGATGATGCGCGATGCCGGTGCGGATGCTTTCCTGGTTGGATCGTCGGTGATGCACGCAGACAATATGACTGAGAAGATCGCGGAGTTGATGGGCGTATGA
- the trpD gene encoding anthranilate phosphoribosyltransferase, with product MIKETLTKLAAGEGLAFEETEAFIDAIAGGEITDAQIAAFLTGLRIKGERPDELAGCVSSLRRHAVGVPHHQTTVFDCCGTGGDGSNTFNVSTAAAFVVASCGVPTAKHGNRAVSSSCGSADILEEAGAKIDVTPEHSAHLLDEIGFCFLFAPLYHPATARVAKVRRELGFRTVFNLIGPLLNPARATHQIIGTSNHRNATLMASVAGHFTHQRVVSFHNESGVDELLPGDTNVLYRWSNGHVRTESLSLPELLNNGFALESVRGGDRSVNLTMLLEVLRGTESERTKVTALNAGVGLLCADKVTNVEDGYKTAMNALRSGAALRLFEQYVTQSREIS from the coding sequence ATGATCAAAGAGACGCTGACCAAACTGGCAGCAGGAGAAGGGCTTGCCTTCGAGGAGACCGAAGCGTTTATCGACGCGATCGCCGGGGGCGAGATCACCGATGCACAGATCGCTGCTTTCCTGACCGGGCTTCGTATCAAGGGCGAGCGCCCGGACGAGCTGGCCGGATGCGTGAGTTCGCTGCGCAGGCATGCGGTCGGTGTCCCGCATCATCAGACCACGGTATTCGATTGCTGCGGCACGGGCGGCGACGGCTCCAATACATTCAATGTCTCGACCGCGGCTGCGTTTGTGGTGGCCTCGTGCGGCGTGCCGACCGCCAAGCATGGCAACCGGGCCGTCAGTTCCAGTTGCGGATCGGCGGACATTCTGGAAGAGGCGGGCGCGAAGATCGACGTCACGCCGGAGCATTCCGCACACTTGCTGGACGAGATAGGCTTTTGCTTCCTGTTCGCGCCGCTCTACCATCCCGCCACGGCGCGGGTGGCGAAAGTGCGGCGCGAACTTGGTTTTCGCACGGTCTTCAATCTTATCGGTCCGCTTCTGAATCCGGCCCGCGCCACACACCAGATAATTGGGACATCGAATCACCGGAATGCCACCCTGATGGCATCAGTCGCCGGGCATTTCACGCACCAGAGAGTTGTCAGTTTTCACAACGAATCCGGTGTAGACGAGCTGCTGCCGGGCGACACGAATGTGCTGTATCGCTGGTCCAACGGCCACGTTCGAACCGAATCACTCTCACTGCCGGAGCTTCTGAACAACGGTTTCGCGCTTGAATCCGTTCGCGGCGGTGACCGCAGCGTCAACCTGACGATGTTGCTGGAAGTCCTACGCGGTACGGAATCGGAACGAACCAAAGTGACCGCTCTTAATGCCGGTGTAGGGCTTTTGTGCGCAGATAAGGTCACAAATGTCGAGGATGGGTATAAAACGGCGATGAACGCGTTGAGATCGGGAGCAGCACTAAGACTCTTTGAGCAATATGTGACGCAATCGCGGGAGATCTCCTGA
- a CDS encoding aminodeoxychorismate/anthranilate synthase component II gives MILFIDNYDSFIYNIVQYFGERDSDVRVFRPHEIALGDVIEMRPEKIVLSPGPGHPRDAQLCLEIIESLQAEIPILGVCLGHQCIAQAYGAEVRGAERLVHGKTSEIYHRGKGILAGLPNPFRATRYHSLIVSEETLPAQLHAVAYTADGEVMGLMHDSFPLFGVQFHPESILTDCGKQIISNFLDWPS, from the coding sequence ATGATTCTGTTCATAGATAACTATGATTCGTTCATCTATAATATCGTTCAGTACTTCGGTGAACGGGACAGTGATGTCCGGGTTTTCAGACCGCACGAGATTGCGCTCGGCGATGTGATCGAGATGCGTCCCGAGAAGATCGTCCTGTCGCCGGGGCCGGGACATCCCCGCGATGCTCAGCTTTGCTTGGAAATCATCGAATCTCTTCAGGCCGAAATCCCAATCCTCGGCGTCTGCCTGGGGCACCAGTGTATCGCTCAGGCCTACGGCGCCGAGGTAAGGGGGGCGGAACGGCTCGTTCACGGCAAGACGTCGGAGATCTACCATCGCGGCAAAGGCATACTGGCCGGCCTGCCGAATCCGTTTCGGGCGACACGCTACCATTCGCTTATCGTCAGCGAAGAAACCCTGCCGGCGCAGTTGCATGCTGTCGCCTACACCGCAGATGGCGAGGTGATGGGTTTGATGCACGATTCGTTCCCGTTGTTCGGAGTGCAGTTTCATCCGGAGTCGATACTAACCGACTGCGGCAAACAGATCATCAGTAACTTTCTGGATTGGCCGTCATGA
- a CDS encoding anthranilate synthase component I family protein, with product MNIFDVLADQPPKARYPLDLEELDLPGDLETPVSAFMKLQSVGARFLLESAEDAKSAGRYTFIGIDPLLRIEIRDQDTLVSSASGSAVVPHSAVGAPFDGLKLILDRFETSSRLEMPLLGGIVGFTSYDIVKFFEPKLQGLLSRSDWPLGLFYFVDKLLVFDHYMRRMKLVRLRHRGGTLHSGKEPVSLEQVRSTLAGERVPNHREPAVANGDYRSNFSPADFEAMVLKVKEHIVKGDIFQAVVSQCERRQSAVDCFQVYRALRMLNPSPYMYYLDFDDIELVGSSPEALVKLRDGLATARPIAGTRRRGRTPDDDHRLAEELLHNEKERAEHVMLIDLARNDLGRVCKFGTVSVPSRLQLEMYSHVMHLTSTVTGKLRSDCDHFDLFRATFPAGTVSGAPKLRAMEIIAEQERSARGPYAGSVGYFSLSGDFDMCITIRTIIRRNGELLLQGGAGIVADSIPAQEHLETRNKIAVLKRAIADAEEGRL from the coding sequence TTGAATATCTTCGACGTCCTCGCCGATCAACCCCCAAAAGCCAGGTACCCTCTCGACCTGGAAGAACTCGACCTCCCGGGCGATCTGGAAACGCCGGTGTCGGCTTTCATGAAACTGCAATCGGTGGGCGCGCGGTTCCTCCTGGAATCGGCGGAGGACGCGAAGTCGGCCGGACGTTACACTTTTATTGGCATTGATCCGCTGCTTCGAATCGAAATTCGCGATCAGGATACGTTAGTCAGTTCCGCCAGCGGGAGTGCTGTCGTTCCCCATTCGGCCGTGGGCGCCCCGTTCGACGGCCTGAAACTAATCCTGGATAGATTCGAGACCTCGTCGCGTTTAGAGATGCCCTTGCTGGGGGGAATAGTTGGATTTACGTCATACGATATCGTCAAGTTTTTCGAGCCCAAACTTCAGGGCCTGCTTTCCCGTTCGGACTGGCCTCTCGGGTTGTTCTATTTTGTCGATAAGCTGCTCGTTTTCGATCACTACATGAGGCGCATGAAACTGGTGCGGCTGCGTCATAGGGGAGGGACGCTCCACTCCGGCAAGGAGCCGGTTTCACTGGAGCAGGTAAGATCGACACTGGCCGGTGAGCGAGTGCCGAATCATCGCGAACCGGCTGTCGCCAACGGCGACTATCGTTCCAATTTCAGCCCGGCCGACTTCGAGGCGATGGTGCTCAAGGTCAAGGAGCACATCGTCAAGGGTGACATCTTCCAGGCGGTGGTCTCGCAGTGTGAGCGGCGCCAGTCCGCTGTCGATTGCTTCCAGGTCTATCGTGCGCTTCGTATGCTCAATCCGTCGCCTTACATGTACTATCTCGATTTCGATGACATCGAGCTGGTCGGTTCTTCACCCGAGGCGCTGGTGAAGCTTCGCGATGGCCTCGCGACTGCCCGCCCGATCGCCGGAACTCGCCGGCGCGGCAGAACGCCCGATGATGATCACCGGCTGGCCGAGGAGTTGTTGCACAATGAGAAGGAGCGGGCCGAGCACGTGATGCTGATCGATCTCGCCCGCAACGATCTCGGAAGAGTGTGCAAATTCGGTACGGTGAGCGTGCCGTCCAGATTGCAGTTGGAGATGTACTCGCATGTCATGCACCTCACCTCTACCGTGACCGGTAAACTGCGTTCCGATTGTGACCACTTTGATCTCTTCCGGGCCACATTCCCCGCCGGAACTGTCTCAGGAGCTCCCAAGCTGCGGGCGATGGAGATAATTGCCGAGCAGGAGCGTTCTGCCCGCGGGCCGTATGCCGGGTCGGTCGGGTATTTCTCGCTTTCCGGCGATTTCGACATGTGCATCACGATACGCACGATCATTCGGCGCAACGGCGAGCTTCTGCTGCAAGGGGGCGCAGGTATCGTGGCCGATTCTATCCCTGCCCAGGAGCATCTGGAAACCCGGAACAAAATAGCGGTTCTTAAGCGGGCTATTGCTGACGCCGAGGAGGGGCGGTTATGA
- a CDS encoding thrombospondin type 3 repeat-containing protein, whose translation MKTSRRASFTLASSLGIVLIALVYAASFNRTTPHSTSGPLTPPSKDKWGKIGALPNEWFYIQRAYPSKLVDPVRRLQAADKYREMRAKARAESALSGEAALNWQLAGPTNVPGRITDLAVDPTDSATIYAASAGAGIFKTADRGLTWRAVFDEVGTYSMGAVAVDPNNPNVVYAGTGEINGRVQTYDGTGLYKSTDGGETWTFSGLPLSFGIGRILVDPNNSNIVYAAVMGRLWEPNPERGLYRSTDGGANWESVLYISEFTGCAEVIIHPSTGTLFAAMWERHWSLESTYTVSEVMVGSTSGLYRSTDGGDTWQLMSDTDLPTGPTVGRIGLTLDPQSTRVYAFYWTYPPEGTDVYRSDDLGDSWTRLGAGVADAAVTYRGYYFAMIKVAPGVPDRLYLGGVDIYRSDDGGFNWQQIGDWTEPYIYADQHAMYIHPGSPNFVLVGNDGGVYLSTTGGLYDNWQGLTNFPNTQFYTVAIDPHNPARLYGGTQDRGTLRTPDGTLAFWQHVLGGDGFYCLVDHTNPNIAYAEWQWGNITKSTNGGASFANAGAGINRGDRFNWNTPFAMDPNNAGVLYLGSHRIYRTTNAASNWTAISGDLTDGDFAPGSNVISTIGLTAADSDVIYVGTGDANVWVTLNGGTSWLNRSAGLPDRWITRVTPDPTDASVAYVTLSGYQLAEWVAHIYRTDDYGMTWTPIAGNLPDAPINDVIVDPANSSTLYIATDFGVFYTEDLGVSWAPLGDGMPMQPVLDLDFNQPTRQIAAATHGRSMYRLYLDCSGGADSDGDGLADGCDNCPDLANLDQSDLDYDKVGDLCDPCVFDAQNDIDDDGLCAQEDNCPESANSNQADADQDGIGDACDTCTDTDGDEWGDPGFAANLCPVDNCPDLFNPFGQEADADGDGVGDDCDLCPGYDDHIDSNGNGVPDGCEGCCVARVGDANGSGDDEPTIGDVTTMIDALFIGGDFGVIPCLAEADINQSGGAEPQAEDISIGDITMLIDYLFISGSSVGLPDCL comes from the coding sequence ATGAAGACAAGCCGACGGGCATCGTTTACACTGGCATCTAGTCTGGGCATTGTACTTATCGCACTAGTCTATGCGGCAAGCTTCAACCGGACGACCCCGCATTCAACTTCCGGGCCACTCACGCCACCTTCGAAAGACAAATGGGGCAAGATTGGCGCTCTTCCGAATGAGTGGTTTTACATACAGCGAGCCTACCCGTCTAAGTTGGTCGATCCGGTTCGGCGGCTTCAAGCTGCGGACAAGTACCGCGAAATGAGAGCCAAGGCCCGGGCGGAAAGCGCCCTCAGCGGCGAGGCCGCTCTCAACTGGCAGTTGGCCGGGCCGACCAATGTCCCGGGGCGCATCACCGATCTGGCGGTCGACCCAACCGATTCGGCCACGATTTACGCCGCCAGCGCCGGAGCCGGCATTTTCAAGACAGCAGATCGCGGCCTGACCTGGAGAGCGGTATTCGATGAGGTGGGGACTTACTCCATGGGGGCCGTGGCGGTCGACCCGAACAACCCCAATGTCGTCTATGCCGGTACAGGGGAGATCAACGGCCGTGTTCAGACCTATGACGGGACCGGACTGTACAAGAGCACCGACGGGGGCGAGACGTGGACGTTCTCGGGGTTGCCGCTCAGTTTCGGGATCGGGCGCATCCTGGTAGATCCGAATAACTCGAACATAGTTTACGCCGCTGTAATGGGGCGGCTCTGGGAGCCTAATCCGGAGCGAGGTTTATATCGCTCTACCGATGGCGGCGCCAACTGGGAATCAGTTCTCTACATCTCGGAGTTTACCGGCTGTGCTGAAGTCATCATTCACCCATCGACAGGTACGCTGTTCGCGGCCATGTGGGAGAGACACTGGTCGCTGGAGAGCACGTACACGGTGTCGGAGGTGATGGTCGGCTCGACTAGCGGACTGTACCGTTCGACCGACGGGGGCGACACCTGGCAGCTGATGTCTGATACTGACCTGCCCACCGGTCCGACAGTCGGGCGGATAGGATTGACGCTGGATCCGCAGTCCACTCGCGTATACGCCTTTTACTGGACATACCCGCCCGAAGGTACGGATGTTTATCGCAGCGATGACCTCGGTGATTCGTGGACGCGCCTCGGCGCGGGGGTGGCCGATGCTGCGGTCACGTATCGCGGTTACTACTTTGCCATGATAAAAGTCGCACCGGGAGTTCCTGACCGGTTGTATCTGGGGGGCGTGGATATTTACCGTTCCGACGACGGAGGATTCAATTGGCAGCAGATCGGCGACTGGACCGAGCCTTACATTTACGCCGATCAGCACGCCATGTATATCCATCCCGGGTCGCCCAACTTTGTCTTGGTCGGAAACGACGGCGGCGTGTACTTGAGCACAACAGGCGGCTTATACGACAACTGGCAAGGCCTAACCAACTTCCCGAACACCCAGTTTTATACGGTGGCAATCGATCCCCACAATCCGGCAAGGCTATACGGTGGCACCCAGGACCGTGGCACACTTCGTACTCCTGACGGGACGCTGGCGTTCTGGCAGCACGTTCTCGGCGGCGACGGTTTCTACTGTTTAGTGGATCATACCAACCCCAACATCGCCTATGCCGAATGGCAATGGGGGAATATCACTAAATCAACCAATGGCGGCGCCAGTTTCGCCAATGCCGGCGCCGGAATCAACCGCGGCGATCGGTTTAACTGGAACACCCCTTTCGCCATGGACCCGAACAACGCCGGCGTGCTTTACCTCGGCTCCCACCGGATTTATCGAACGACCAACGCCGCGTCCAACTGGACAGCGATTAGCGGCGATCTCACCGACGGCGACTTTGCTCCGGGAAGTAATGTCATATCGACTATCGGGCTGACCGCAGCCGACAGCGATGTCATCTATGTCGGTACCGGTGACGCCAACGTGTGGGTCACGCTTAACGGCGGCACAAGCTGGCTCAACCGTTCCGCCGGTCTTCCCGATCGCTGGATAACCCGTGTCACTCCCGATCCCACTGATGCATCCGTGGCGTATGTAACTCTGTCGGGTTACCAGCTCGCCGAGTGGGTTGCCCATATCTACCGCACTGACGATTATGGAATGACGTGGACGCCGATCGCCGGCAATCTCCCCGACGCTCCGATCAACGACGTCATAGTCGACCCGGCGAACTCGTCGACGCTGTATATCGCCACCGACTTCGGAGTGTTCTACACCGAAGACCTGGGAGTCTCATGGGCGCCGCTCGGTGACGGTATGCCGATGCAGCCGGTCCTGGACCTGGATTTCAATCAGCCGACCCGCCAGATCGCCGCGGCCACCCACGGACGGTCTATGTACCGTCTGTATCTTGATTGCAGCGGCGGCGCGGATTCCGATGGCGACGGCCTTGCCGATGGCTGCGACAACTGTCCCGACCTGGCCAACCTCGACCAGTCCGATCTTGACTATGACAAAGTAGGGGACCTGTGCGATCCATGCGTGTTCGACGCGCAAAACGATATTGACGATGATGGCCTATGCGCACAGGAAGATAACTGCCCGGAGTCAGCCAACTCGAATCAGGCAGACGCCGACCAGGATGGGATCGGCGATGCCTGCGACACCTGTACCGATACTGACGGTGATGAGTGGGGCGACCCGGGTTTTGCGGCCAACCTCTGCCCGGTGGACAATTGTCCTGATCTGTTTAACCCGTTTGGGCAGGAAGCCGACGCAGACGGCGACGGCGTCGGTGATGATTGTGATTTGTGTCCCGGCTACGACGATCACATTGACTCGAATGGTAATGGTGTCCCGGACGGATGCGAAGGGTGCTGCGTCGCTCGAGTCGGTGATGCCAACGGCAGCGGTGATGACGAGCCGACTATCGGCGACGTGACCACCATGATCGATGCGCTGTTTATCGGCGGTGATTTCGGTGTCATACCCTGCCTAGCTGAGGCCGATATCAACCAGTCCGGCGGCGCTGAGCCTCAGGCCGAGGATATTTCGATTGGCGACATCACTATGCTGATCGATTATTTGTTCATTTCCGGATCGTCCGTAGGCCTGCCGGACTGTCTATAG